TCCCTGGGTCTTCGGCTGGATGCAAAGTCGCCATGTGTTGCCCGCGTGGTTTGGTGTAGGTTTCGCGCTTGAGCGATTCGTCGGGCAGGGAAACGATCATGAAAACTTTTTGAAGCGCATGATGCGCGAGTTTTTTTTGTTTCAGGATTTGATTGGCAACACCGAGATGGGACTTGCGAAAGCCGATTTAACCATCGCGCGGTTGTATGCCGAACTGGTGAGCGACGCGCGTATCCGCGAATCGGTTTTTGCTTTGATTGAAGAGGAATTTCATCGGACGTGCAGCGCGGTTTTGCGCATCACCGGACAACAACGCATATTTGAGAATAATGAAATGCTGGCGCGTTCCATACGTCGTCGCAATCCCTATGTTGACCCGATGAGTTTGATTCAGATTGATTTGCTCAGGCGCAAACGCGCCGGTGAGGTAAGTGACGAATTAAATTATGCGCTTGCCGCAACCATTAACGGCATCGCCGCAGGGCTTCGCAATACCGGTTGATTGCAAATCAGGGAATGCCGTTGGCGCTATCCCTCGCAAAAATATTTCTCCCCCTGTTGCGAAGCGGTCTCTCATCGCGCTCTAACAATTCGCGATGAGAGACCGCTTCGCAATGAAATGAAAATGATTGGGATGGTTGTTAAACAATCATTTCGCATTCAGCGAAGTGAGTCGCGCCTGAAGTCGTCCGCCTTCGTGACAGGTTAAACAGGTGATGGTGCCGTTTGCAGCCGCTTTTGGATTGGCTTTCCATTGTTTGGCAATCGGCGCATAAGGCGTGCCCGCCATCAGGGTTTCGATTTTATCGAGGTACATCGCCAACTCTTCCGCGCGACCCGTGCGCGCGGCAGATTGCGCGAGTCCGCCCAGCAATTCGCCGCGAATATGTACAGGCAATTTATCAACGATAGCCGCTTGTTGTTTCCAGAGCACAGCGAAATTCGCATAAGCCTCTTCCCACGCCGCTGCGCGCAATTCTTTCGGCAAACGGTCAGCAAAGACGACGAACGACCCGCCGGTTACCGCCGATGCGCCGCCATCATTACCCGTTTTGGCTTGCGAAAAATAATCAAGCGACTGATGGTATAACTTTTGAAATTCAGCCTGGTTTTTATTCTCATAAGCCCGCACCGCGCGATACAGGGTCGCGCCGCCTTTCCATGCCAACAAGCTGGATTTTTCTTTCGGGCGATTTTCCAGTAACCAGTCGATATTCTTTTCGCCTCTGGTGAAGCGTTGCAAATTATCTTCTAAAAAACCTGAAAAAATATCCTCGCGAACCAGCGTGTGAATCGTCAGACGAGTGTCTTTTAAAGGCGGTTCAAGGGATTGGGCGATGGCGACAGTGACAAAAAACACTACACAAAACAGCTTAATTAAAGACCGCATGATCGGTGCCTCCTGAGTATTGAATTTTGCGTCGAAAAAGTTTATCGGCATAGGCTGCAAAGCCCAATGCCGTTTGGTTTCAGGTTGGCTTACGAAATCGGTTTTGGATTTGTTGCCTGATTATTTTTGCGATTGAAACCCCGCTTTCAATAATAATCAGAGCGCACATGGTCGGGGGTATCTTTGAGGACGGAAATGATGAGCGCCATCAACCCCAGAAGTTGCAGTCCGAAACCGATTGCATGTCCATATTCCCAACGTTCGCGCAGTGTCATATAAAGCGCAGGCACAGAATCGGCTGAAGATTGCAACGCCTGAGCGATTTGATTGTTGACCGGTTGAACGATGGCTAACCAACTGACAAACCACAAAACAAAAAACATGAATGCCGCCAGTGTCCAGCGAAAGCTGCGGCGATGGTTGCGTAAGATGAGCGTTAGAATTCCCAAAGACAGTATCGCGCCAATCGCGTAACTTCCTCCGATGATGGCGAAGTATTTATACAGACTGGTATTGACCGCAGCATAAAACTCGGCGTCATACTGCATTTTTTGCGGCAACTCCAAAACGTGCGCAGAGGTCATGGTTAAAGCGAGCGCCGTAAAAAGTAAGGATAACAACCGCCACAATCTGAGCACTGCATTGCTTAACCTTTCAATAAAATCGCTCCGTCAACTGACTGTTATTTCGAGCGGTTCGGTGAGGTTGGTAATCGCCGTGATTAATTCGCCGACTTCAACCGGTTTGGGAACAAACATATTAAAACCGGCAGAAAGCGCGCGCAGGCGATCTTCTAAACGGACATAGGCGGTTAAAGCCACCGCCGGAACCTTGCGTTGATTTTCATCTTCTGAGGTTCGCAATTTATTAATCAGGGAATAACCGTCTTCGCCGGGCATTGCCAGATCGGAAACCACCACATGGGGATGAAAATGTTTGAGGATTTCCAGCGCTTCACTGGCAGAACTGGCGGTTTGTACATTGGCGCCATGGTCGGCTAAAACAATTTTCAACAGGTGCAAGGTATCGGCATCATCATCAACCAAGAGGATTTTCAACGGCGCGATTGACGGATAAGCATTGGGGGCAGATGGGAGTTCTTGATAGACCATATAACTGCCGGAATTGCGCTTTGAACTGCTTGGACGTTCCTGACTGCTTGCCGGGAGTTTGATGGTAAATGTCGCCCCTTGTCCTTCTCCGGCGCTATCTGCCCGAACCGTGCCGCCGTGAATTTCGATGAGATGGCGGACAATTGCCAAGCCCAGTCCCAGTCCGCCATGGGCGCGCGTACTGGTGCCATCGGATTGGCGAAAGCGGTCAAAGATAAAGGGCAGAAAATCCGGCTGGATACCTTGACCGCTATCGCTCACGGTAATTTGAATTTCAGAGCCGATGCGGTCTAAACAGACTTCGACGCGCCCGCCCGCAGGGGTAAATTTAATAGCGTTGGAAAGCAGATTCCAAATGACCTGTTGCAAACGACTGGCATCTCCTGAAAGATGTCGCGCCTGTGGGCTGATGCGGACTTCGAGTTGAATGCCTTTGGAATCGGCAGCCAGTTGCACTGCATCAATCGCTTCATTGATCACCGTTGCCAAATCAACCGCCCCGATATTCAAACGCAGTTTACCGGTGATGATGCGCGAAACATCCAGTATGTCTTCAACCAGTCGCGCCTGCGCCCAGGCATTGCGTTCGATGGTCTCCAGCGCCCTGGTTTTCCCCGCTTCATTCAACCGGTCGTTGCGCAGCATATGCGTCCAGCCGATGATGGCATTGAGCGGCGTTCGCAGTTCATGAGAAACCGTAGCCAGAAACACATCCTTCAACTGGCTTGCCTCTTCGGCGCGGATGCGCGCTTCCTGTTCACGCGCTAAAGCCGTGCGGCGTTGTTCTTCGGCGCGTTGAATTTCTCCGTAAGCAAGGGCATTTTGAATGGCAACGGCTGCCGATTGCGCCACCGCCATCAACTGTTGCAGGTCGCTTTCGGTAAATTCCGAACCATCGCGTTTATTATGAATTTCAAAAAATCCCAGAATCTCTTTGTGCGCATTCATAATCGGCGCAGAGATTGCCTGGCGCACATCAAAGCGCACGCACAACTCGCGAATAATTTGCAGGTCATTCAATGCATCATTGGTCAGATAAGGCTTTTTATGAACGATGAGCCAACCCGGCAACCCATGCATCGCGGGCCAGCAATATTCAAGCGCCACCCATTGACCTTGATGAAAATATTTCTGACAGGTCAGCCCGGCGGGTGTATAGAGTCCTGCCACGCCGCTTTCGGCGCGCACCAGTTTGGCGGCTTCAACCACCAGCACCTCAAGCAGGGAATTAATCTCCAGTGTCGAATTCAATTTTTCGCTGATGCGCATCAATAAGCCGATGGTCTCTTCAGCCTGTTTGCGCGCCGTTATATCACGGGCGATTTTTGAAGCGGCGATGATTTTGCCACGGCGGTCTTTTACGGGGGAAACCGTAAGCGAGATATTGATGAGTCGTCCATCTTTGCGGATTCGCACGGTTTCATAATGGTCAATGCGTTCTTCGCGTTTGATGCGTTCAAGGATAGCTGGCTCTTCATCGATTCGATCCGGGGGAATCAACATACTGATGGGTTTGCCGATGACTTCTTCGGCGGTATAGCCGAATATTCTGACGGCGCTTTGATTCCAGGAAAGGATGATGCCGTCAAGGGTTTTACTGATAATCGCATCATCCGACGATTCGACAATGGCAGCCAGATGGGAACTGAGGTTTTCGACCTGTTGTTGTCTGGTGATGTCGTGGATGGTGAATTGCAGGACGCGCGGATTGTCCGTTTCAAAAAAACTGCTGAAAATCTCCAACTCCAAACGGCTTTTATCTCCGGGTGAAATGAGCGAATACTCATAATGAGCGGTACGGTTTTTCGACACTTCAAAGAGCAGATGGTTATAGGCATCGGGATTATCGATGATGCCGATTGCCCACAAGGTTTTGCCGATTAACTCCTCTCGCGAAAGCCCCATCAGGTTGCTGAAAAACGGGTTGGCATCGAGGATTTTTCCGGTTTGCGCCTCGACAAAGACCTTGCCCTCCTGTGACATTTCAAAAAATTTGCGAAAACGGTTCTCTGTGGCATGGAGCCGTTTTTCGATGGCTTGACGCTGGGCGGTTTCGGCAGTGAGCGAGAGGGCTTTTTGCTGTAGTTGAATAATTGAAAGCAATCGCTCCTGATGATCGGGCAGGGTGCTGTAACTTTCCGCCGGAATGATCAGGGAATGTTCGCCACAAATTCGCATAAGCGATTCGCCTAGCAGGTCATGACCAAAGCCGCTAAGCGGATAGGCGCAAAACAGCGTAAACGTCTGGGCATTTCGCAAATTGTTCCAGAGCGCCTCCAGAGCCAACGCCGCCGGATGATTGCCTTCATTACACAAGGTCGCGACCATATCGCCAAAGACCCGCGCGTGGCGGTTACCGGTTGAGGCTTTTGTTATCAAGCTTCCGAAAATTTCAGTAAAGCGAAGGGGGTCGGGCGCGCCATTCACCATAAATCCTGAAAGCGCCTCAACCACATCGACAGGGAAATAGCGACCACTTGCCATCAGACTTTTTAAATCATATCCGGTGGCTTTCAGGGTTTCTTCCAAGGCATCAAGCCGGTTTTTATTGGTGATGATGATACAGCTTTCATCGGCATTGATTCCGGCGCTGATGAAACCGCTCAGCGAATTCAACAAGAACCGGTCGGATTCGTAAAACTGTACGAAATGATCGGTGTCGCGCATCATCCGCCAGTCGATTTGCGGAACAACATTTTGTAAGCGCAACTCGTCATTGGGATGGGGAGGTTGATGCTGGAAGGTTTGCCCTGGATTTCCTTTTTTCATTAACCGAACCTGCAAATGAAATCAGGCGTGTGTTCGGGTCTGATGAAACACATTAGGGGAAACGCCATTAGACTGTGATACTGACCGTTATGAATGTTGGCAAAGATTAATTGAAGCTCGAATGTATCACCAAAAACTCATTTTATACTTCGAGTTAAGAAACGCAAAGCGCGGAATTCCATCCGATGGATTCGGTTGAGAAGTTGCCTGTTTAATATCTTTGCCTTCGCAGGATGTATTCACCCGCCAATTAAATCCATCCGGGTGTTTTCCGGTAACGAACTGAAAAGCCGTTAGCGCCTGAAACGATCTATTTTTTCTCGCGAGTGAGATTGAACGTGCCGGTCACGAAAGCGTTGGTGAAAAAGCCGACGAACTCTTTGTCATTGGCGCGACCAATCCAATCATAAATGCCGCCGTCTTGTGCGCCGAGGTCTGTGGTGCCTTTGAATAAAACGACTTTGCCGATTTGTCGCCCTTCCATTTTGATTTGATATTTATAAGGGCGTCCGCAATCGCCTTCAAAGGTGGCTTCCCATACGCCGTCTTTATTGGTGATGGTGCAGGTCAATTTTTTGCATAACTCTTTTTCCGACCCGCTGCCTTTCGATGGATTATAAGCCGACCACACGCCCGTCCATTGACCTGTAATATCGGGCGCGGCATTTTGGGTTTGCGAACTTTGCGCCAAGCTAATGCTGATGATGAAAATTAAAGAAAGCGATGCAAAGGCAATTCGATTGAGCATGAAGGTTCTCCTTTAAAGATGCCTGAAAAGATAGCGCAAGTTATTGGCGATCTGAAAAAATCGCGCAAGTTATCACTATACCTGAATTTTGCTTACCCCATTTTGCATCTCAGGGTGCGGGTTTTTTATGAAGGCGACAGAAAAAACGGTAAAGAAACCAATCAATTCAACCCTTCACCGTTTTATTCTGCAAGTCTAACCTTATGCGCCTTTTTTCATCGCGGCTTTTTCGCCGGGGCGATAGATGCGCTTCGCGTTCGCTTTAATCTCTTCCAAGGTAAACCACGCGGGTTTGAATTCGCGTTTGGCATAGAGTTCACACTGGTCGAAATAGTTTGGCGAATTGGGGTCGGCGCTCTGGCTCATCACCAGCGTCGTTCGCGCCTGCACCTTCGGCGCGAATTCAACCACACCGACAAACGAAGTACCGGCTACGCCATAGTTGCGTTTATTGCCCGCTTCGGGTCGCGCATAGAAATTATTCACTACGCCAAGCCAACCCGGCGCGCCTTCAACCGGCAAACTCTTTTTCCCGTCACTGAATTTTTCCAACTCGCCGCCCGATTGAATCTTCTGCAAACGATTGATGTCACCCCAAGCCACCTGCCAGGTTCCCCAGTTGGCTTCGAGTTCTTTCAAGGTGTCTTCCAACAATTTAATCCGCGTCCATTCATCGCGGCTGCCGCGATAGTTGGCGTTTTTATAAAACCAGTTGGCAAACACCGTCATGGCTTTTGAATCGACGGTGCTCACGTGATTCCACGATTTCAATTCGGCAATCGCATCATTTAACTTTGTAGCGCGGGCGCTATCCGTACCCTTCAATTTTTCCCAATCGGCAATCAGGTCGGGAATGTGGGTTTCCGATTCGATGATGTAAGTATCCCAACCGGCTTTCGCCCAATTCTCAAAAGTGAATTTTTCGGTCTTCGATAAAATGCGGCGCGAAATGCGCGCCCGTCCATTGTCCTGTTCGCGGGTCATGTATTCGGGAAAACGCACGGTTTCGGGGTTGCCTTCGGTGGTGGTGGTAAACGGCGTCTGATTGCAATTCTGCACGAAGCCAGTGCGCGGGTTCAGCATCTGCGGCAATTCGTCGAAGCTATGAAAGCCCTGCCATTCGGTTTCGGGGTTGCTGCCGTCAACCGGTTTTTTCCAGTCGAATTTTTGCGCGCGACGCGGAACCGCGCCATTGTAGACATAAAAGATATTGCCACGGCTATCGGCTGCCACGGCGTTGAACATCGGCACGTGACAACGCGACATGATTTTTTTGAATTCATCAACGGTTCGCGCATGACCCATATCGAACCATTGCTCGACCATGCCGCCTTCAACGAAGCGCGACATCTTCAACGCCATCGGCACGCCATTGCGCACGGCAACAATCGGCCCGTGATGAGTTTTGCGAAACTTGAATGATTTGCTGACGAGGGCATCGCCGTTTTTAATTTTGATGGTGTCCGTCCATTCGCTAGCGGTTTTGTAACCGTCACCATAACGATAATTCAAAGGGTTTTTCGCATCATCGAATTTTTCGGCGTAGACATCGGCAATATCCGGGTCGTTGACCGTGTGGCTCCAACCGAGCGTGTCGTTATGCCCGATGGTCGGGAATCCCGAACCGTAAAACGAAGCGCCGCTCATATTCCAACCCGTCGCGCTATGCACGTGACCTTCGTACCACTGCCCGACGCCAAAAAATGGTTGATGCGGATTGATGAACAGCATGGCGTTGCCGGTGGCGCTTTTGGCGGGCGTAATCGCCCACATATTCGAGCCAATCATTGGTTCAAGCTGGCTGGCTTCTTCATCTGCGGCAAGGCTCAGTTCGCCTGTCGAACCCGAAGAGGTCATCGGCGCATCGGTTTCGGCATTGCGTACGGCGGTTTTAATTTCATCAGCGCGCAGTCCCGATTTTCCGAAAATGAATTGTTGATAGAGCGCGTAGCGATTGAAGGCAAAGCCCATCCACGGTTCAAATTCGCTGATGAGTCGCGGTTTGACTTGCG
This DNA window, taken from Acidobacteriota bacterium, encodes the following:
- a CDS encoding DUF1772 domain-containing protein gives rise to the protein MLRLWRLLSLLFTALALTMTSAHVLELPQKMQYDAEFYAAVNTSLYKYFAIIGGSYAIGAILSLGILTLILRNHRRSFRWTLAAFMFFVLWFVSWLAIVQPVNNQIAQALQSSADSVPALYMTLRERWEYGHAIGFGLQLLGLMALIISVLKDTPDHVRSDYY
- a CDS encoding PAS domain S-box protein, translated to MKKGNPGQTFQHQPPHPNDELRLQNVVPQIDWRMMRDTDHFVQFYESDRFLLNSLSGFISAGINADESCIIITNKNRLDALEETLKATGYDLKSLMASGRYFPVDVVEALSGFMVNGAPDPLRFTEIFGSLITKASTGNRHARVFGDMVATLCNEGNHPAALALEALWNNLRNAQTFTLFCAYPLSGFGHDLLGESLMRICGEHSLIIPAESYSTLPDHQERLLSIIQLQQKALSLTAETAQRQAIEKRLHATENRFRKFFEMSQEGKVFVEAQTGKILDANPFFSNLMGLSREELIGKTLWAIGIIDNPDAYNHLLFEVSKNRTAHYEYSLISPGDKSRLELEIFSSFFETDNPRVLQFTIHDITRQQQVENLSSHLAAIVESSDDAIISKTLDGIILSWNQSAVRIFGYTAEEVIGKPISMLIPPDRIDEEPAILERIKREERIDHYETVRIRKDGRLINISLTVSPVKDRRGKIIAASKIARDITARKQAEETIGLLMRISEKLNSTLEINSLLEVLVVEAAKLVRAESGVAGLYTPAGLTCQKYFHQGQWVALEYCWPAMHGLPGWLIVHKKPYLTNDALNDLQIIRELCVRFDVRQAISAPIMNAHKEILGFFEIHNKRDGSEFTESDLQQLMAVAQSAAVAIQNALAYGEIQRAEEQRRTALAREQEARIRAEEASQLKDVFLATVSHELRTPLNAIIGWTHMLRNDRLNEAGKTRALETIERNAWAQARLVEDILDVSRIITGKLRLNIGAVDLATVINEAIDAVQLAADSKGIQLEVRISPQARHLSGDASRLQQVIWNLLSNAIKFTPAGGRVEVCLDRIGSEIQITVSDSGQGIQPDFLPFIFDRFRQSDGTSTRAHGGLGLGLAIVRHLIEIHGGTVRADSAGEGQGATFTIKLPASSQERPSSSKRNSGSYMVYQELPSAPNAYPSIAPLKILLVDDDADTLHLLKIVLADHGANVQTASSASEALEILKHFHPHVVVSDLAMPGEDGYSLINKLRTSEDENQRKVPAVALTAYVRLEDRLRALSAGFNMFVPKPVEVGELITAITNLTEPLEITVS
- a CDS encoding penicillin acylase family protein yields the protein MRFLTNRQTRAIGLALLIFALVAANSQVFATNPPTKTASANAARLKQLAQGITIYRDTYGVPHVYAATDTSCIFGYIYAQAEDNFWQIEDNYIRSLGRAAEVYGESKLPDDLMNHALEIVKLAKEEYARSSPKAKAVAQAMTDGLNYFLATNPQVKPRLISEFEPWMGFAFNRYALYQQFIFGKSGLRADEIKTAVRNAETDAPMTSSGSTGELSLAADEEASQLEPMIGSNMWAITPAKSATGNAMLFINPHQPFFGVGQWYEGHVHSATGWNMSGASFYGSGFPTIGHNDTLGWSHTVNDPDIADVYAEKFDDAKNPLNYRYGDGYKTASEWTDTIKIKNGDALVSKSFKFRKTHHGPIVAVRNGVPMALKMSRFVEGGMVEQWFDMGHARTVDEFKKIMSRCHVPMFNAVAADSRGNIFYVYNGAVPRRAQKFDWKKPVDGSNPETEWQGFHSFDELPQMLNPRTGFVQNCNQTPFTTTTEGNPETVRFPEYMTREQDNGRARISRRILSKTEKFTFENWAKAGWDTYIIESETHIPDLIADWEKLKGTDSARATKLNDAIAELKSWNHVSTVDSKAMTVFANWFYKNANYRGSRDEWTRIKLLEDTLKELEANWGTWQVAWGDINRLQKIQSGGELEKFSDGKKSLPVEGAPGWLGVVNNFYARPEAGNKRNYGVAGTSFVGVVEFAPKVQARTTLVMSQSADPNSPNYFDQCELYAKREFKPAWFTLEEIKANAKRIYRPGEKAAMKKGA